A single Actinomycetota bacterium DNA region contains:
- a CDS encoding site-2 protease family protein has protein sequence MTQVVLILVVLAPSVILHEVSHGAVALAFGDDTAKRAGRLTLNPVKHIDPFGTILLPLLLAVTTGAAFGYAKPVPVNPARMRRPRDHGLLVSLAGPAVNIVLAVGAALGLRALVTNPALAGIRQGDALLQALFAFGWINVILAAFNLIPLPPLDGSAVIERILPRRWLPAWTQLRSYSMGLLLIVVLLLPGALSRVFGVALGLWQLLL, from the coding sequence CTGACACAGGTCGTCCTCATCCTCGTGGTCCTGGCCCCGTCGGTGATCCTCCACGAGGTCTCCCACGGCGCCGTCGCGCTGGCCTTCGGCGACGACACCGCCAAGCGGGCGGGGCGGCTCACGCTCAACCCGGTCAAGCACATCGATCCGTTCGGGACGATCCTCCTTCCCCTCCTGCTGGCGGTCACCACCGGGGCCGCGTTCGGTTACGCGAAACCCGTGCCCGTCAACCCCGCGCGGATGCGACGCCCTCGCGACCACGGGCTCCTGGTCAGCCTGGCGGGACCGGCCGTGAACATCGTCCTGGCAGTGGGCGCGGCGCTGGGACTGCGTGCACTGGTCACCAACCCGGCACTGGCCGGGATACGTCAAGGTGATGCGCTGCTGCAGGCGCTGTTCGCGTTCGGCTGGATCAACGTGATCCTCGCCGCGTTCAACCTCATCCCCCTCCCGCCCCTGGACGGCTCAGCTGTGATCGAACGGATCCTGCCGAGACGCTGGTTGCCGGCGTGGACCCAGCTCCGGTCGTACTCGATGGGGTTGCTGCTGATCGTGGTGCTGCTGCTGCCGGGTGCGCTCAGTCGCGTCTTCGGCGTGGCGTTGGGCCTGTGGCAGCTGCTGCTGTAA
- a CDS encoding M15 family metallopeptidase, translating into MPSPRPRRRRAAVAVLIAAAVVTGCLPGRSSDGAPAGTSQPSPSDTTSATNGEPAVSPSATAAAGHTPGGPPPTAEEAIAADPPISTRPSWLGTRVLPLRADGFGQVQPTPPELRDRRLPPPVGVPRAGTDRFVATVSDVPEEVVARSTWSRRCPVAVSDLRYVTLSFWGFDGRAYRGELLLHASAADPVVTVFERLFEAGFPIEEMRVVSPEEVDALPTGDGNNTTAFVCRSVRGATSWSEHAYGLAVDINPFHNPYVKGDLVLPELASAYTDRGWERPGMILAGDVVTEAFAEIGWGWGGDWRGSVDWMHSSRSGR; encoded by the coding sequence ATGCCATCCCCGCGCCCCCGTCGCCGGCGCGCCGCCGTCGCCGTGTTGATCGCCGCCGCCGTGGTCACGGGCTGCCTGCCGGGGAGATCTTCTGACGGTGCGCCTGCCGGGACGTCGCAGCCGTCGCCGTCCGACACGACCTCCGCCACCAACGGGGAGCCGGCCGTGTCGCCGTCGGCGACGGCTGCGGCCGGGCACACGCCGGGCGGACCGCCACCGACCGCGGAGGAGGCGATCGCAGCCGATCCGCCGATCAGCACGCGACCATCCTGGCTCGGCACGCGGGTGCTGCCGCTCCGCGCGGATGGCTTCGGCCAGGTCCAACCGACGCCGCCTGAGCTCCGCGACCGCCGGTTGCCGCCACCGGTGGGAGTCCCGCGGGCCGGCACCGACCGCTTCGTGGCCACGGTCAGCGACGTGCCCGAGGAGGTCGTCGCGCGCTCCACGTGGTCGCGGCGATGTCCGGTCGCCGTGTCGGACCTGCGCTACGTCACGCTGTCGTTCTGGGGGTTCGACGGGCGGGCGTACCGCGGGGAGCTCCTGCTGCACGCGTCCGCAGCGGATCCCGTGGTCACCGTCTTCGAGCGGCTGTTCGAGGCCGGCTTCCCGATCGAAGAGATGCGCGTGGTGTCCCCAGAGGAGGTCGACGCGCTCCCCACCGGCGACGGCAACAACACCACGGCGTTCGTGTGCCGCTCCGTGCGCGGGGCGACCTCGTGGTCGGAGCACGCCTACGGCCTGGCGGTCGACATCAATCCGTTCCACAACCCGTACGTCAAGGGCGACCTGGTCCTGCCGGAACTCGCGTCCGCCTACACCGACCGAGGCTGGGAGCGGCCGGGGATGATCCTGGCCGGCGACGTTGTGACCGAGGCGTTCGCCGAGATCGGCTGGGGATGGGGCGGCGACTGGCGCGGAAGCGTGGACTGGATGCACTCCTCGCGCAGCGGTCGCTGA